DNA sequence from the Deltaproteobacteria bacterium genome:
ACTGGGAGTCCATGCCGGAGAAAGACTGGAAACACTTTCAGCGGGCTTTTCGATTGGTGCTCCATCCGGACCGAAGGGGCAAAGACTTCACGCACACTTCGTCCGTTGTCAACGCCCTGCTGGACTATGCGAACCAGAAACGATCGTTCAAAATCTCCCCATAGTCGCTCGTTCTCCGGCATCGGACGAATTCAACGCCTCGTAGTATTCCTCCAACTCCTGCATGGTCTCGAACGTCATATTTTCCGGCAGAGAAGCGCTTAGAACTTCCCGGACCAGTTCCCCGTCAGGATTGTACGCATTGCAGGAATTCAGAAGCTCCGGCCGGAACGTCAATGCGAGCTTATACGTCTGCGCATCGCTGATACCCGGAAAAAGCTCGGCCAGTAGATGCCGTACTCGCCGCCCCCGGCCGAGGAGGGCTCCTTCGATCGTGTCTTTGAATACGGTGTTCAAATGCGAACATCCCTGGTTTCCCGCCTTGCGGAGCACTTCTTTCATCAAACCGGGCCTGACCTTTTCTCCGATCATGCTTTTCAGCGTATGGACGCTCTCTCGGCAAGCGTTGTGGGGATGCCGGATAATCACCGGATCGAGATCCAGGATCTTCAGATCCGGATGAGTGAAAACACCGGTCAGTTCAATCTCATGATAAGGATCAGAGAAAACGGATTTCACCTTGAGAGTCTTTTCTGCCGTAAACACAACGGATGTGTCTCTTTTACGCTCTCCTAAGAACAATTCGTCAGATTCAGCGATCATCACCATTTCTATTTCCGATGGACGGATTCCTTTCCCGTGGTGGTAACCCGGCGGTTCGTTCTCACATAAACCGGCCCTGCGCGCCGTCGATGCTCACCCTTCGCCGGATTTCATATACCCATATCTATAATCCGCATCCTTGCCCATGTAAAGAGGCGCGAGCCTGAAGCGAGCGCATTCCATGAAAGATGCCGCCCCTTCGGACGTCCGCGCCGCATGTCCGGACGGCCGCTTTCAACCGTCCATGGTTGAAGGCAAGTGCGCGCCGTCCACCCGTTCTCGCGGAGAAAGAAGTATGTTACCCGAGACTTATCTGATATAGAAATCCAGTTGAGATGTCCGGTTCGTTACCACCCTCTATCGATCTTGATCCGACGCACTTCAAGCGGTCTTTTGATATGTACCTGCGAGGCCTGAAAGGAGTTTCCAAATGAGCGACCGAACCTTCAAATACCGCAGGGAGGATTTCGGCGATCTGCCGGTTACGCTGGACCACCTTACCATCCGTCTGAGCTTTTTCGAAGACCGGGTGGAAGCTGAAAACTGTCTGGAACTGACGGCCAAGACCGAGATGGACGAGATCGTTCTCGACGCCGACGGGCTGGATCTGCTGCGGGTGGATCTGGTGCACGAGCCTCACGATCCGCAAGGAACGCCTCTTCGTTACCAATACCATAAGGAAGACCGCAAACTGTCAGTGCGGTTGCCGAAGCCATACGTCTCCGGCGAACGCTTCCTCATCCGAACCGTGTGCCGATCCTATCCGTCCGAGTCCCTGCTGGAAGGGATTTATCGAGACGCCACCCCGCCGGGAGCGCCGCAGCAGTACATGTCCCAGTGCCAACAATGGGGATTCCAGCGCATCATGCCGATTCTCGATGATTGCCGAGCCAAATGCACGATGACCACCACGATGCAAGCGGACAGCGCCTATACGCACCTCATCAGCAATGGAGACGTGTGTCTCCGTACCAACCCCGACCGCCGTCCCGTTCCCAAGGAAAACGACCCAGGACGTCAGGTCATTACCTACGAGAACAAGACGCCAATGGCTCCATACCTGTTCATTGCCGCCGTCGGCACGTGGGACGAGTTGTCGGATGAAGTCGTCTATCCGTCCGGCCGGCGCGTGCGCCTGGAATATCTGGCGCCCCCGGGCCGAACCAAGGACGCCCGGATTCCAATGGACATCCTCAAAGACGCGATTCTGTGGACCGGTCGGACCCAGGAATACGAATACACCGGCGATGCCTACCGGACCATATGCATGAACAAATCCAATTTCGGAGGAATGGAAAACGTAGGAAACACCACCATCGTAACCGACGCCGCCCTCATCGATGAACACACCATGGATGCTTTTGTGCTCTATGCCCACGCGGTTATCGTGCACGAGTTCGAACACAATCAGTGCGGAAGCGAGACGACCATGGACACGCCTTTCGACGTCTGGCTCAACGAAGCCTACACCGTGGACGTGGAACGACAGTACTCGGCGGACGTGTTCGACGCTTCATTTGTGCGTTTGAGGCAGGTGGACAGCATACGAGACCCGCTCCTGGGCCCCCTGGCCATCGAGGATGGAGGACACCTGGGCAAGGTGGTTCGGGAAGGGTTCAACGATCCGGAAGAACTTATCGATGGAGTCACCTACGTGAAAGCCGCCGAAGTGATTCGTATGCTCAGACTCCTGCTGGGTACGGATCTGTTCAAGGCCGGCAAACGTCTTTACTTTTCGAGATATCGCCACGCCAACGCCACCACGGACCAATTCTTCCGAAGTTTCGAAGAGGTTTCGGGAGCCTCATTGGAGTCCTTCAAACGAACCTGGCTCTACACGATCGGATACCCTAAAGTCACGGCTCATACCTCGTTCGACCCGGTATCCAAGAGCGCCCGCATTCGATTCCGGCAGGAAAGGCCGGACGGTGTCCATCCTTTCCACCTCCCCATCGAACTGGCCCTGGTGGACGCGGAAGGAAACGACATCGAGGGAACCCGGCAGGTCTTCGAATTGAATCAAGAGGAATCCGAACTGGTGTTCGAAGATCTGTCCACGCCCCCGGCGTTCGCATCTCTGAACCGGGATTACTCATTCTACGGAACCTTCCACCACGAGAACGCCACCTTCCCCATGTTGACGCTGCAAGCTCGCTTGGATCCCAATCCTTTTAACCGCATCGAAGCCTTTCGCCGTTCCACGGACAGCCGGCGCAAACGCCTTCTATTGGATGCGAACGCGGCCATCGACACAGAGTGGTTGGACGTATATGGAGAAATCCTCGCGGACAGGAATCTTCCTCCGGCCCTCAAAGCCTACTTCCTCAAAATCGACGAACAACCCATGGATCGCCGCTATGTCGCATGGCCCCAGGAGCTTGTAGCGGCGAGGGAACGGCTCATGCGCGCCGTGAACGAGCGTTTCCGAACCCGCCTCCTGGAGTGCTTCCACGGCCTGAATACGTATGGACCCCGCGAGTCCCCCAAGGACGGCATCGAGGAACGGATGTTAAAGGCCGTGCTGCTCGAACTGATCGCCGTGGACGATACCCGGGACAGCCACCGTCTGATTCTGGATCACTATCGCGCAGCCACCACGGCCAACGATCGCGTTACGGCACTCGGCACACTGAACCGAACATCGGCGGAAGAGCGGCGGCCCATTATTGAAGCGGCCTACGAACTCTGGCATCCGCACCTGACCGGGTACGGCAACTACCTGCGGATCGTTTCCAGCGGCACTCAACCCGATGTGTTCGATATGATCGAACGCGAGAAGACGCGTGAATCCTTCGACATAACTCAGCCTACCTGGTGCCGCGCTTTGTTTCTTCCAATGGCGGCAAACTCGAAGATGCTCTGGACGGACTACGGTATCCGTTGGCTGGCGGACAAAGTGATCGAGTTGGCGTCCGTCAACGCCACTACGGCGGGTCGGATGCTGAACAGTTTTCAGCTGGTTCGAGACCTGAAGCCGCTTCTGAAAGAACCGGTCCTCAGGGCATTGGAACTCATCGTCGGCCGGGTTCCCGATACGGTATCTCCGGCGATACACGGCCAGGCCCGTTCGTATCTTAAAGGGGCGTAACTCATCCGCTTTGGCCCTCGATGGGAAAGCGGATGACCTCCCTCGAGGAAGAGGCTCGGTTCGTTGAGCGCGCCGGAGTTGCTGATTGCTTATTTAACGCTGGGGAATTTCAGTGGAAGACATCGGATTCGCTCGTACATAGAAGACCGCCCGGTAGGATGAGATTCCGGAATCCAGGAAATCCATGGTATGCAAGATCGATCCTCGTTCGGCCCGGCCCCGCCGGCTATCGTCCGTGCCACCAGCCTTCTTGCTCGGGCTTTTTCGAGTCCTCTTTGCCTTTATTTTTCAGCTTTTCGATGCGTTGCCGGATCTCTTGAGCACGACCGGGAGTTTCTCCGCTGTATTCCAGGGCTTTGTCATAATGGTAGAGGGCGTTTCGAGTGTCCCCCGTACGTTCAAAATAGATGGCATAGTTTTCGTGGGCCAAAGCCAGCTTCCCGTCCCTGCCGTAAGCCAGTCCCAGATACTGATACGCTTCGTTCTGATCGGGGTTCAAGTTGAGCACTTTCTCGAGTAAGGCCTGGGCATCCCGGAACCGGCTCTCATCAAGGGCGATGCGTCCTAAATACAGCAAGGCTTCTGATTGGCGCGGATCCAGGCTCACTGCACGATCGAGGTACTCCGAGGCCCTGGCGCAATTCCCGGTGGCGTAGCAAACCATTCCCATCTGGGTCACGTATTCAGAGTCTGAGGGATCCAGCCGGATGGCCTTTTCGTACTCGACCATGGCCTCCTGAACCTTCCGGGAGCGCTCCAGCAATAATCCCATGCCATAATGTGGTAACGCCCCGCCCTCCTTGCGCGCCAACTCATCAAGCAGGTTGACGCCCAGTTTGGGGTCCTCGTACAGGGCGATCAGCCGCACTTTACAAGAAAGAAATGCCGCTTGCGTGGCCCGCTCCTTCTGCGTGTCAATGGCATACTTATCCGTGCTGAGGGTGTTCTCCATGTACACGATGCGGTCGTTCAGCCCCGGGTGTGTCGAGAGGTAGGTGGGAATACCCTCCATGTTCATAAATCGGCTTTGAACCATCTTCTTGAATACACTGACACTGCCGTTGATATCATAGCCTGAATCCGCCAGGTACTTCATACCCAGCCGATCGGCCTCTTCTTCGTTCTGACGGCTGTATTGAAGCTGGTAGCTCATACTGGCCGCCGCGGCGCCTACGGCAATGGCCCCTCCCGCCTTCCCTCCGCCCGCCAGAATAGCCAACAGGGTGGCTGCCATGGTGGCAATGTTGAGCGGCGTGGTCTCTTCGATCCTTCGAGCAATGTGCCGGGCTTGCACATGTCCGACTTCGTGGCTGAGCACGGCCGCCAGTTCGCTCTCGCCATCCATGATCTGGATGAGACCGCGGTTGATGAATACGTAACCTCCCGGAATGGCAAAAGCGTTCAGCGAACCGTCATCCACGACGAAGAATTCGAAGGGAAAGTCACGGTAACCCACTTGCAGGAGAATATCCCGTCCCACCTTGTTGACGTATTCCACGACTCGCGGGTCGTTTACCAACGGCAAGCTCTTCTTGATCTGCGCGAGTACCTCGGTCCCCATTTTGGCCTCTTCCGAGGGAGTCATCAGCGCTCCCACGGGCGATACATACGCCGTCAGGAAAGAAACCAGGACGGCGATCCAAAATACCTTGGCGGCCGAATCAAAACGTTTACGAATAAGAATCATTCGCATACCCCTCGTGAGGGCTTCGTCGAACCCGTTCGTCGCCCTCTTCCGTCCGGATACGTATCGCCTCCGACCACAAGCCTTCCAGATCATAGAATTCTCGGACCGGCTCGGAAAAAATGTGAATCACTACATCCCCGTAGTCCAGAAGCATCCACTCGCTGTCTCGATTGCCCTCGACACCAATGGGCCGGATGTCTTCCTGTTTGAGAGTCAGTAACGTATGTTCGGCAATGGATTGAACCTGCCGAACGGAGCGTCCCGATCCGATGACAAAGAAGTCCGCAAAGGTCGTCAGTCCCCTCACATCCATGATACACAGGTCCTGAACGTTTTTGTCCGACATGATCCGAGCCGCGCTTCGGGCTTTGTTAAGCGAATCTATAGTCACGAGCGATACAGCCCTTTCTGCTGAATGGTTTTTCGGACCGCCTCGGGTACCAGGTATCGTATGGACCGGCCCTCCAGCACCCGTTTTCGTATGTCCGTCGATGATATCTCCAACAAAGTAGTATCCAAGAAAAACACCGGCTCCTTTTCCGGATGCAGAAACACCTCACCACCGGAGGCACCCTCGTACCCGGGAAAGGTGGCCTTCAAAAACGACTCGTACGCCTCTCCCTCGAAGCCGGGTCGGTTCAAAATGACCAACGACGCCAGTTCCGGGATACGCTGGTACGACTTCCACGTCGTTATTTCATAGAAAGAGTCCGAGCCCAAAAGGAAAAAGATTTTTGAATGAGTGGTTGAATATTGGTCTCGAAGCAACAGGAGGGTCTCGACGGTGTAGGATTTGCCCGGCCTTAGCCTTTCCACATCCGTGGCGACAAAATACGGGTGATCTTCAATTGCCAAGCTGGTCAGTTCATGGCGAGTATCGAATTCCGAGACGACTCTGTCCTTATGCGGTGGAACGGACGCCACGACAAACAGAATCCTGTCAAGTCGCAGCAGTTCCCTCACCTCCTCCGCAGATCGGAGGTGTCCATAGTGTGGAGGATCGAAGGTGCCCCCAAAGATTCCGACTCGCGTAACGAAATTCCTTCGTTCGGAACGGTCGCCGACCGGAAGATCCCGGTGATCAGCGACCACATCCGGCTGTTCTGCAAATCATGTGCGAATCTGTCCATTGCCGAAGGCAATGAACTTGGTGGTCGTCAGTTCCTCAAGCCCCATCGGGCCGAACGCGTGTAGTTTGACGGTGCTGATGCCGATCTCCGCCCCCAGCCCCAACTGGCGCCCATCGTTGAATCGGGTGGACGCGTTCACGAGAACCAGCGAAGAATCCACCAGTCTCACAAAGCGCATCGCGCGTTCATAGTTCTCCGTCACAATGGCTTCGGTATGCCGCGATCCATATTTCACGATGTGGTCCATCGCTTCTTCCATTCCAGAAACCACTCGAACGGACAGGATCAAGTCCTCGTATTCGGTATACCAGTCGTCTTCCGTGGCCGGTTCAACGTCCGGGAACATGCGATGCGTTATCGGACACCCTTTTAACAGGACCCCCGCCTCTCTGAACCGCTCGAACATGGGCGGCAGAAACGACTCCGCCATATCGCCGTGCACGAGCAATGTTTCCATGGCGTTGCAAACCCCCGGCCTTTGAACCTTTGAATTGTAGCTGACTTCCAATGCCATGTTCAATTCGGCCGAGGCATCCACGTATACATGACACACGCCCTTTTCGTGGCGGAGGACGGGGATTCGCGAATGGTCCACCATATATCGGATGAGTTCCTCGCCGCCCCGTGGAATCAGCAAATCGACGGCGTCGTCCCGTTTCAACAACTCGATGACAGCCTGGCGATCCTTGGTGGGAATCACCTGAACCGCTGCTTCCGGCAGCTCGGCGGCCCTGACACCCTGCTGCAGCACCTTGGCCAGAATCATATTCGAGTTGTGAGCCTCGGATCCGCCTTTCATTACAACGGCGTTTCCGGACTTGAGGCACAGGCCGGCCGCATCCACCGTTACATTGGGTCTGGACTCGTACACGAAGCCGATCACTCCCAGGGGAATGCGCATTCGTCCCACCTGAAGTCCGTTAGGACGCGTCCACATGCGGGTCACCTCGCCCACAGGGTCCGGCAGCGCGGACACTTCTCGAAGTCCGGCGGCCATCTCGCCAATGATGCGGTCGGTCAGGGTCAGCCGGTCCACAAACGCATCCTTGGCCCCTTTCTCCCTCGCCAGAGCCACGTCTTTCTTATTTTCCCGACGAATCTCCGACGCGCGATTCTCCAGGGCGTCGGCAACATACCGCAACGCCGCGTTTTTCTGTTCGCTGCCGGCTCGGGCTAGTTTACGGGCCGCCTCCCGGGCCTGGTCGACCATATCGGAGATCAGTTGCTTCACGTCCACGCTAGTTGTCCTTCCTGTTCAGTCCATTCGGCAAAGGGAGCTGTCTTCGGATATCACCAGATTATCGCGGTGGACTACTTCATCGTAGAACTTATAACCCAATTTTTCCTGAATTTGGTCCGTTTTGCAACCCTTGATTTTCCTGATTTCGTCCGCCGGATAGTTGACAAGACCCACTCCAATGGTCGCGTCATCGGGTCCCACAAGAAGCACTTTGGCTCCGATACGGAAGTTTCCTCTCACGTCGCGAATTCCCGACGGCAACAAACTTTTGCCCCGTTGTGTCAGGGCCCAGCAAGCTCCATCGTCTACGATCAGTTCTCCCTCGGATTTCGTAGTGAACGCGATCCAATACTTCCGGCGACCGATGCTCCGGTCGTCCGGTAAGAACAGGGTGCCAGGGGCCCTCCCGTCAAAAATGTCCTCGAGCACGCCTTTCTGTCTGCCGTTGGCGATCACGGTGGGCACGCCCACCATGGCCACCTTTCGAGCGGCCGACAGCTTCGAATGCATCCCGCCGCGACCAAACGCCCCCGGTTCCTTGCTGGCCATGTCCATGACCTTCCGGGTGATCTTGGGCACCACTTGCACAAGTTGGGCATCCGCATACTTCCTGGGGTCTCGATCGTACAAGCCGTCGATCTGGGTCAGGTTGATGTACGCATTGGATTCAATCAGGCTGACGATCATCGAGGAAAGATTGTCGTTGTCTCCAAACTTGATTTCCTCCACCATCACCGTATCGTTTTCGTTAATGATGGGGATGACTTTCCAGCGAAGCAGCGTGAACAACGTGTTTCGAGCGTTGAGATACCTCCCTCTGTTGGAAAGGTCGTCACGAGTCAGCAGGATTTGCGCCACCTTATCCCCGTTTCCACCGAAGGCAATCTCCCAGGCTTGAAGCAAACCGGGCTGACCCACTGCGGCAGCGGCCTGTTTCTCCGGAATGGATCGGATCTCCTGGTTCAAACCCATTTTGCCGGTGCCGGCGGCAATGGCTCCCGAAGATACGAGTATGCACTCGATCCCCCGTTTTCGAAGCGCGGATACTTCTCCAGCGAGCCGCCCGATCATTTCCAGGTCCAGTCCGCTGTCCGTTGCCACGACCGCGCTTCCGATCTTGATGACCACGCGGCGTGCATCCTTCATCAAGTTGGCGCGCCGATCTTCTCTTTCAGTGACCTCCAGTGCTTTCACCTCTCTGCTTCAGACCTCCTCATGCTCGTTCAGCATCCGGGCCAACAGGAGTTTCAGAGTGACGATACCCTCTCCCGTGGCGGCTGAAACGGCGATCGTTTCAACGCCTATTTCTTTATATCGCTTTTCAGCGGCGGGCAACCGTTTTCTAACCTCCGGAAGGTCCAGCTTGTTGAAAACCACGATTTCACGCTTTGCATCGAGCCCGCGGCCATATTGGCTGATTTCGTTACGAACGGTCCGGTATGGCTTCAGCGGGTCTTCAGCCTCGGGATCCG
Encoded proteins:
- a CDS encoding M48 family metalloprotease; translation: MILIRKRFDSAAKVFWIAVLVSFLTAYVSPVGALMTPSEEAKMGTEVLAQIKKSLPLVNDPRVVEYVNKVGRDILLQVGYRDFPFEFFVVDDGSLNAFAIPGGYVFINRGLIQIMDGESELAAVLSHEVGHVQARHIARRIEETTPLNIATMAATLLAILAGGGKAGGAIAVGAAAASMSYQLQYSRQNEEEADRLGMKYLADSGYDINGSVSVFKKMVQSRFMNMEGIPTYLSTHPGLNDRIVYMENTLSTDKYAIDTQKERATQAAFLSCKVRLIALYEDPKLGVNLLDELARKEGGALPHYGMGLLLERSRKVQEAMVEYEKAIRLDPSDSEYVTQMGMVCYATGNCARASEYLDRAVSLDPRQSEALLYLGRIALDESRFRDAQALLEKVLNLNPDQNEAYQYLGLAYGRDGKLALAHENYAIYFERTGDTRNALYHYDKALEYSGETPGRAQEIRQRIEKLKNKGKEDSKKPEQEGWWHGR
- the rsfS gene encoding ribosome silencing factor; this translates as MSDKNVQDLCIMDVRGLTTFADFFVIGSGRSVRQVQSIAEHTLLTLKQEDIRPIGVEGNRDSEWMLLDYGDVVIHIFSEPVREFYDLEGLWSEAIRIRTEEGDERVRRSPHEGYANDSYS
- a CDS encoding DUF2889 domain-containing protein, with the protein product MIAESDELFLGERKRDTSVVFTAEKTLKVKSVFSDPYHEIELTGVFTHPDLKILDLDPVIIRHPHNACRESVHTLKSMIGEKVRPGLMKEVLRKAGNQGCSHLNTVFKDTIEGALLGRGRRVRHLLAELFPGISDAQTYKLALTFRPELLNSCNAYNPDGELVREVLSASLPENMTFETMQELEEYYEALNSSDAGERATMGRF
- a CDS encoding glutamate-5-semialdehyde dehydrogenase yields the protein MDVKQLISDMVDQAREAARKLARAGSEQKNAALRYVADALENRASEIRRENKKDVALAREKGAKDAFVDRLTLTDRIIGEMAAGLREVSALPDPVGEVTRMWTRPNGLQVGRMRIPLGVIGFVYESRPNVTVDAAGLCLKSGNAVVMKGGSEAHNSNMILAKVLQQGVRAAELPEAAVQVIPTKDRQAVIELLKRDDAVDLLIPRGGEELIRYMVDHSRIPVLRHEKGVCHVYVDASAELNMALEVSYNSKVQRPGVCNAMETLLVHGDMAESFLPPMFERFREAGVLLKGCPITHRMFPDVEPATEDDWYTEYEDLILSVRVVSGMEEAMDHIVKYGSRHTEAIVTENYERAMRFVRLVDSSLVLVNASTRFNDGRQLGLGAEIGISTVKLHAFGPMGLEELTTTKFIAFGNGQIRT
- the proB gene encoding glutamate 5-kinase, which produces MKDARRVVIKIGSAVVATDSGLDLEMIGRLAGEVSALRKRGIECILVSSGAIAAGTGKMGLNQEIRSIPEKQAAAAVGQPGLLQAWEIAFGGNGDKVAQILLTRDDLSNRGRYLNARNTLFTLLRWKVIPIINENDTVMVEEIKFGDNDNLSSMIVSLIESNAYINLTQIDGLYDRDPRKYADAQLVQVVPKITRKVMDMASKEPGAFGRGGMHSKLSAARKVAMVGVPTVIANGRQKGVLEDIFDGRAPGTLFLPDDRSIGRRKYWIAFTTKSEGELIVDDGACWALTQRGKSLLPSGIRDVRGNFRIGAKVLLVGPDDATIGVGLVNYPADEIRKIKGCKTDQIQEKLGYKFYDEVVHRDNLVISEDSSLCRMD
- the nadD gene encoding nicotinate (nicotinamide) nucleotide adenylyltransferase, which encodes MVADHRDLPVGDRSERRNFVTRVGIFGGTFDPPHYGHLRSAEEVRELLRLDRILFVVASVPPHKDRVVSEFDTRHELTSLAIEDHPYFVATDVERLRPGKSYTVETLLLLRDQYSTTHSKIFFLLGSDSFYEITTWKSYQRIPELASLVILNRPGFEGEAYESFLKATFPGYEGASGGEVFLHPEKEPVFFLDTTLLEISSTDIRKRVLEGRSIRYLVPEAVRKTIQQKGLYRS
- a CDS encoding DUF3458 domain-containing protein is translated as MSDRTFKYRREDFGDLPVTLDHLTIRLSFFEDRVEAENCLELTAKTEMDEIVLDADGLDLLRVDLVHEPHDPQGTPLRYQYHKEDRKLSVRLPKPYVSGERFLIRTVCRSYPSESLLEGIYRDATPPGAPQQYMSQCQQWGFQRIMPILDDCRAKCTMTTTMQADSAYTHLISNGDVCLRTNPDRRPVPKENDPGRQVITYENKTPMAPYLFIAAVGTWDELSDEVVYPSGRRVRLEYLAPPGRTKDARIPMDILKDAILWTGRTQEYEYTGDAYRTICMNKSNFGGMENVGNTTIVTDAALIDEHTMDAFVLYAHAVIVHEFEHNQCGSETTMDTPFDVWLNEAYTVDVERQYSADVFDASFVRLRQVDSIRDPLLGPLAIEDGGHLGKVVREGFNDPEELIDGVTYVKAAEVIRMLRLLLGTDLFKAGKRLYFSRYRHANATTDQFFRSFEEVSGASLESFKRTWLYTIGYPKVTAHTSFDPVSKSARIRFRQERPDGVHPFHLPIELALVDAEGNDIEGTRQVFELNQEESELVFEDLSTPPAFASLNRDYSFYGTFHHENATFPMLTLQARLDPNPFNRIEAFRRSTDSRRKRLLLDANAAIDTEWLDVYGEILADRNLPPALKAYFLKIDEQPMDRRYVAWPQELVAARERLMRAVNERFRTRLLECFHGLNTYGPRESPKDGIEERMLKAVLLELIAVDDTRDSHRLILDHYRAATTANDRVTALGTLNRTSAEERRPIIEAAYELWHPHLTGYGNYLRIVSSGTQPDVFDMIEREKTRESFDITQPTWCRALFLPMAANSKMLWTDYGIRWLADKVIELASVNATTAGRMLNSFQLVRDLKPLLKEPVLRALELIVGRVPDTVSPAIHGQARSYLKGA